A genomic window from Corynebacterium fournieri includes:
- the dacB gene encoding D-alanyl-D-alanine carboxypeptidase/D-alanyl-D-alanine endopeptidase → MKVWTWVAGAVALAAVGGVAGFGIAAHEQLSEITHAPPYQLQSAPQALEPASPSPIDDASLRATLESLAANPDLGTFHGRVSDKEGEVVFERASGEALRPASVTKLLTASAALLSLGAEDRITTEVVRGANPGEVTIKAAGDVWLDAEAMDELAEQVGAADSVLIDTTAWDGMEEMLPGWNPLDIDGGFVAPLQPAMLSGGRLDGETAGDVPRSHTPALDVAQALADRVGAKTVGVSSAPADGERVAAVESPTLAERLELMMKNSDNVYAEAIGREVALARGTTDAPGETLSVLEEYGFDVAGVVLRDNSGLSTEDRIAPKLLDALLHDAIAAPELRALLSALPVAAGEGTLEDRFADLPGRGWVRAKTGTLDGTASLAGTVTSMEGNVYTFALICNDADVLAARRAMDEFTSALRDY, encoded by the coding sequence ATGAAGGTATGGACATGGGTCGCCGGCGCGGTGGCACTGGCAGCAGTCGGCGGCGTGGCGGGCTTCGGCATCGCGGCGCACGAGCAGCTCTCCGAGATCACGCACGCCCCGCCGTACCAACTCCAGTCCGCGCCGCAGGCGCTTGAGCCGGCTTCGCCTTCGCCTATCGACGACGCTTCGCTGCGCGCCACCCTGGAATCCCTCGCCGCAAACCCCGACCTGGGCACCTTTCACGGCCGCGTGTCCGACAAGGAGGGCGAGGTGGTGTTTGAGCGCGCCTCCGGCGAGGCGCTGCGCCCGGCGTCGGTGACGAAGCTGCTCACCGCGTCCGCAGCGCTGTTGAGCTTGGGGGCCGAAGACCGCATCACCACCGAGGTGGTGCGCGGCGCGAACCCGGGGGAGGTGACCATCAAGGCCGCCGGCGACGTGTGGCTGGACGCGGAGGCGATGGACGAGCTGGCCGAGCAGGTGGGAGCCGCGGACTCGGTGCTCATCGACACCACCGCCTGGGACGGAATGGAGGAGATGCTGCCGGGCTGGAACCCGCTGGACATCGACGGCGGCTTTGTTGCCCCGCTGCAGCCGGCGATGCTCTCCGGCGGGCGACTCGACGGCGAGACCGCCGGCGACGTGCCGCGCTCGCACACCCCGGCCCTGGACGTTGCGCAGGCGCTGGCGGACCGCGTGGGCGCGAAGACCGTCGGCGTCAGCTCCGCCCCGGCAGACGGGGAGCGCGTTGCCGCGGTGGAGTCGCCGACTCTGGCGGAGCGGCTCGAGCTGATGATGAAGAACTCCGACAACGTCTACGCGGAGGCGATCGGCCGCGAGGTGGCGCTTGCGCGCGGGACCACGGACGCGCCGGGGGAGACGCTGAGCGTGCTGGAGGAGTACGGCTTTGACGTTGCCGGGGTGGTGCTGCGAGACAATTCCGGGCTGTCCACCGAGGACCGCATCGCCCCGAAGCTGCTCGACGCGCTGCTGCACGACGCGATCGCCGCGCCCGAACTGCGTGCGCTGCTGTCCGCCCTGCCCGTCGCCGCCGGCGAGGGCACCCTGGAGGACCGTTTCGCGGACTTGCCGGGCCGCGGCTGGGTTCGTGCGAAAACTGGCACGCTCGACGGCACCGCCTCACTGGCGGGCACGGTGACCAGCATGGAGGGCAACGTCTACACCTTCGCGCTGATCTGCAACGACGCCGACGTGCTCGCGGCGCGCCGGGCGATGGACGAGTTCACCTCCGCGCTGCGCGACTACTGA
- a CDS encoding inorganic diphosphatase, whose protein sequence is MAIEVIIEIPKGSRNKYEVDHETGRVFLDRYLFTPMAYPADYGFIDNTLADDGDPLDALVITPEPVFPGVTVIARPIGVFKMTDEAGGDDKLLCVIDDVRYESYQDISDVSDFVKDEIEHFFVHYKDLEPNKEVTGSGWGDKAEAEAILQAALDEFKRVGDNSREGLEADKDAKTEN, encoded by the coding sequence ATGGCTATCGAGGTCATCATCGAGATCCCCAAGGGCTCCCGCAACAAGTACGAGGTCGACCACGAGACCGGTCGCGTCTTCCTCGACCGCTACCTGTTCACCCCGATGGCGTACCCGGCGGACTACGGCTTCATCGACAACACCCTGGCCGACGACGGCGACCCGCTCGACGCACTCGTGATCACCCCGGAGCCGGTCTTCCCCGGCGTGACCGTCATCGCCCGCCCCATCGGCGTGTTCAAGATGACCGACGAGGCCGGCGGCGACGACAAGCTGCTCTGCGTCATCGACGACGTGCGCTACGAGTCCTACCAGGACATCTCCGACGTCTCCGACTTTGTTAAGGACGAGATCGAGCACTTCTTCGTGCACTACAAGGACCTCGAGCCGAACAAGGAAGTCACCGGCTCCGGCTGGGGCGACAAGGCTGAGGCCGAGGCGATCCTGCAGGCCGCGCTCGACGAGTTCAAGCGCGTGGGCGACAACTCCCGCGAGGGCCTCGAGGCGGACAAGGACGCCAAGACCGAGAACTAA
- a CDS encoding rhodanese-like domain-containing protein, which yields MKEVSVTEVPAGAQLIDVREPDEYAALRAEGAVNIPLSEFIARADEIDPDQDIYLICKSGGRSAQAGEYLEQARGWDNVINVAGGTTAWVEQGLPHQN from the coding sequence ATGAAGGAAGTTTCCGTTACTGAAGTCCCTGCAGGTGCCCAGCTGATCGACGTGCGCGAGCCCGACGAATACGCCGCCTTGCGCGCCGAGGGAGCCGTGAACATCCCCCTGTCCGAGTTCATCGCCCGCGCCGACGAAATCGACCCGGACCAGGACATCTACCTCATCTGCAAGTCCGGCGGCCGCAGCGCCCAGGCCGGCGAGTATCTCGAGCAGGCGCGCGGCTGGGACAACGTGATCAACGTCGCCGGCGGCACCACCGCATGGGTCGAACAGGGTCTGCCCCACCAAAATTAG
- a CDS encoding MarR family winged helix-turn-helix transcriptional regulator, whose product MSTLPELPSTLANSPHFQVERVRRHTKDEVERALAKQSSTMREFWILACVDVEPMSQRQLSELLLIDASDMVRLIDNLEKNNWVTRERDPKDRRRQIVAATKKGSKALSKLASDVADAEDRALEASSNKQLKSLRKLSQALEAEE is encoded by the coding sequence ATGTCGACGCTCCCCGAACTGCCGTCCACGCTCGCCAACTCACCGCACTTCCAGGTGGAACGCGTGCGCAGACACACCAAGGACGAGGTGGAGCGCGCCTTGGCCAAACAAAGCTCCACCATGCGCGAATTCTGGATCCTCGCGTGCGTGGACGTGGAGCCGATGAGCCAGCGGCAACTGTCGGAGCTGTTGCTCATCGACGCCTCCGACATGGTCCGCCTCATTGACAACCTGGAGAAGAACAACTGGGTCACCCGCGAGCGCGACCCGAAGGACCGCCGCCGCCAGATCGTCGCCGCCACCAAGAAGGGCTCGAAGGCGCTGTCGAAGCTCGCCTCCGACGTTGCAGACGCCGAGGACCGGGCGCTGGAGGCGTCCTCTAACAAGCAGTTGAAGAGCCTGCGCAAGCTGTCCCAGGCGCTGGAGGCAGAGGAGTAG